Part of the Plasmodium cynomolgi strain B DNA, scaffold: 0678, whole genome shotgun sequence genome, ATGTATACTTTTATATAAGGATACACATGcgttgataaattttttacaaaaacatatttcagaataattttttttggttaatATATCATGAATATaatcaatattattattaaacatCTGTAACATTACATAATTTTCTGTTTCATTCAAGTTATTATAGAGATCCAAATTAGTACAGTCAGGTTTTTCGtttgttttctttattatctTATTTGATACATCAAAAAAACTCTCAATATCTTTATAAGGGATATTATAATCCTTTATTGCATAATATAACCAGTAGTTTATATTGTCACAGTGTTTTAAAAAGCCGCTTGTTATATTACTATTATAAAGCtccttcaaatttcttaaaaattgcatacaAATATCTATTTTTATCGTTAGAGACCTATCGATAGAATTATGAAAACTACTGCATAATTGTAAAAGCTGAGGTCCATCTTTCCCATAATCATCATTATCTAACTTATACTTATTCCAcacgttttttaaaaagggatccttaaaataaaaattataaacatgtaaatatgtatatgattttttttaaagaaaacaaaattcataaccaaaaaattaataatataataacatataatatgctatatgtaattattttgcatat contains:
- a CDS encoding hypothetical protein (putative) gives rise to the protein MVDFKLKKDDPFLKNVWNKYKLDNDDYGKDGPQLLQLCSSFHNSIDRSLTIKIDICMQFLRNLKELYNSNITSGFLKHCDNINYWLYYAIKDYNIPYKDIESFFDVSNKIIKKTNEKPDCTNLDLYNNLNETENYVMLQMFNNNIDYIHDILTKKNYSEICFCKKFINACVSLYKSIHGAYSSGCSGMKTNKLLTCLAVNSFKDIYEKKRSNEWKEYNLPKLSSTTAIDINIEECALQTKAEELRLDKGDQSDSSILFPVSTTQSDPGEKALSTTLGTIAGVSSVLALLYKVITNFYLNI